From uncultured Fusobacterium sp.:
GTTTATTAAGATTTTCATGGTAGCTAATTTAGTTACTATCAAAATGTCACGAGTTCTATTGTTCAATAATATTTTATGGAGGTACACAATGAAAGGTACAGTTAAATGGTTTAATCAAGAAAAAGGATTTGGATTTATTACAGGTGAAGATGGTAAAGACGTATTTGCACACTTCTCTCAAATCCAAAAAGAAGGATTCAAAACTTTAAATGAAAATGAAGAAGTAACTTTTGATATCATTGAAGGGCAAAAAGGTCCTCAAGCAGCTAATATCAAAGTTAAATAATTAGTTTAGTCTTGAAACTTTAAGGAGCTAAGTCAATCTTAGTTCCTTT
This genomic window contains:
- a CDS encoding cold-shock protein; this translates as MKGTVKWFNQEKGFGFITGEDGKDVFAHFSQIQKEGFKTLNENEEVTFDIIEGQKGPQAANIKVK